In Arthrobacter sp. B3I4, the following proteins share a genomic window:
- a CDS encoding MoxR family ATPase: MTMTTEQAEWFAGTFEKLVANVGQAVLGKSHVIRLTFTAMLAEGHVLFEDAPGTGKTSLARALAATVQGSNNRIQFTPDLLPSDVTGVTIYDQKTQRFEFHKGPIFNNIVLADEINRASPKTQSALLEVMEESRVTVDGATYEAGRPFMVMATQNPIEQAGTYRLPEAQLDRFLIKTSIGYPDHASTVQLLGGANLKDRSREITAVITTQAVADMADLAATTHVDTAVLEYISRLCEETRNAPETRLGVSVRGALDMVRAAKVWAAAQGRNFVLPDDVKDLAAVVWTHRLVMDPEAEFSGATAEAVLTRVLADVAAPQQRALV, translated from the coding sequence ATGACCATGACCACCGAACAGGCCGAATGGTTTGCCGGCACCTTCGAAAAGCTCGTCGCAAACGTCGGCCAGGCGGTGCTCGGCAAGTCACACGTCATCCGGCTGACCTTCACCGCGATGCTCGCCGAGGGGCATGTGCTGTTCGAGGATGCCCCCGGCACGGGCAAGACGTCGCTGGCCCGGGCGCTCGCTGCCACGGTCCAGGGCTCCAACAACCGCATCCAGTTCACTCCGGACCTGCTGCCCTCGGACGTCACCGGTGTGACCATCTACGACCAGAAGACGCAGAGGTTCGAGTTCCACAAGGGCCCGATCTTCAACAACATCGTCCTCGCCGACGAAATCAACCGCGCCTCGCCCAAGACCCAGTCGGCGCTGCTGGAAGTGATGGAGGAATCCCGGGTGACCGTGGACGGCGCCACCTACGAGGCCGGCCGGCCCTTCATGGTTATGGCCACGCAGAACCCGATCGAACAGGCCGGCACCTACCGGCTGCCCGAGGCCCAGCTGGACCGCTTCCTGATCAAGACCTCCATCGGCTACCCGGACCACGCTTCCACGGTTCAGCTGCTCGGCGGCGCTAACCTCAAGGACCGGTCCAGGGAAATCACCGCGGTGATCACCACCCAGGCCGTCGCGGACATGGCGGACCTCGCGGCCACCACCCACGTGGACACCGCAGTGCTGGAATACATTTCCCGGCTCTGCGAAGAGACCCGCAACGCCCCGGAGACCCGCCTGGGCGTGTCCGTCCGCGGTGCGCTGGACATGGTCCGCGCCGCCAAGGTCTGGGCCGCGGCGCAGGGCCGGAACTTCGTGCTGCCCGACGACGTGAAGGACCTTGCCGCCGTCGTCTGGACGCACCGCTTGGTGATGGATCCGGAAGCCGAGTTCTCCGGCGCCACCGCGGAGGCGGTCCTGACCCGCGTGCTGGCCGACGTCGCCGCACCGCAGCAGCGGGCCCTGGTCTAA
- a CDS encoding Ig-like domain-containing protein, translating to MTRLFALLGAKKPGFTKPRFRARQKFLTAAALGLAAVVLVVAAVIYPGFKTTEVELNDGGVWVVSKSRNAVGRLNYPSRVLDGAVTPASTSFDVLQDAGTVFVDDASGATLNPVSAAQMRLGGDKKLPGSAEVSFGSKVIAVTDTAKGSVWALSPSTLNGFDAENSEPVLNGEQGTVSVVGADDRIYSVDPKAGRVTVTSVDGQGAVAESQASTWDGLKGAGSLQLTVVGDQPVVLDAGRGKLFLPGGRELALAEARDAKLQQPGPAADTVAVATPKALLEQPLDGSTARTVTFGGQGVPAAPVQLGGCMHAAWSGANKYVRDCENDADDKTVAVPKASASPSYVFRVNRDLVVLNDVNSGNVWLVNQNMLLVNNWDDVIPPKNQSNDQDQESADNNTINILPDRTKPNRPPETKPDAVGVRPGRTTVLSVLDNDSDPDGDVLTASLAGNGAKSGSMESIYGGTAFQITVPADAKPGTETIGYNAADGRGLSAGGSIALSVVGPEENKPPLFKRGEPTTLLVEQGKSVSQNILTDWTDPDGDDLVLMDAKADNDQDQVKVRRDGLLSYQDSGAAPGKKTVTVTVWDGRATTTGKVTVNVQPPGALQPVVNADHVTAVAGQDLVIAPLKNDTDPNGGALRLAQVEAAGPAQLGPVTDGGTFTFRSDTPGPVYLTYLASNGPQSTQGLIRVDVESGKDAGSPVAVHDLALMPVGGSVLVDPLANDSDPAGGVLVLQSVQLPENATASVSVIDHSVLRVTDVLGSKDPFTFRYTMSNGTKSATGSVSVVPVPAPAVVEAPQPKPDEVNVRVNDVVTIPVLANDTHPQGEKLSVDPVLPQPVPEADGKSFVSENALRFIAGPVPKTVRAIYNAVDPQGQKSAAAVTIHILPLEGAQNSRPQPKNVTARVVAAGTVRIPVELDGIDPDGDSVQLTGIDSTPSMGTATVGSNFIDFTAAGDGAGTDTFRYKVVDRQGAVNTGTVTVGIAPRGDTNQKPTPVDDEIKVRPGRQIAVDATGNDTDPDGDPIRILANGVEAAPELQATVSKQSGRIILLAPGQEGTDNVRYTVADDRGAQAQAAIAVKVQKDVPLQAPIARDDRVTSAQTLGKTAVDVPVLKNDEDPDGVGENLKVAAEAKTARPGTDGNMIVELTEAPQLIPYTVEDVDGQKSTAIIWVPGLGQQVPTLAKDEVIEVVAGQSVTVDLKEWVKVRDGRTPRLTQTDRIKLIGADGSDSVANGGTALKYTAGKDYVGPGSLSFEVTDGTGPDDPAGLKSTLSIRTKVLPDPNRNNPPVLLGSQLDVPKGDTAGTDLEKLTTDPDDGDLGSMKYELAGSVPAGFNVSIDGKTLKASAKDGTNAGTTGAVQVKAKDRRGLETTATYQLAVTASNRPKPVANDDVEDNAAVGKPVSVNVLANDANPFPETALKIISAVPETGSGIVKANGDSVGVTPAASGTMVVSYTVADKTGDSSRYATARVRLNVKDKPLAPGTPQAQSVGDRTALLTWTPPADRGSPITKYTVYGEGGYSQDCPANSCTLNGLTNNTKYHFQVTATNAIDQSERSPASAEVRPDVKPDTPAAPSLKFGDKQLTVNWTAPASKGSAIKSYDLEISPAPAGQNAQVQNLTAVSYVWKGLTNGVAYKVRVLARNDAKDPSEWSAYSAAETPAGAPLTPAAPSASAAQPVGAQSQLRVSWAAPNNNGDAVSSYTLTTLRGGAVLTSQQVAGTSQNVTVDNSEADYTFTVAATNKAGTSGTSPQSAPVRAAGKPGTVTSGTAKATGNPGQVDVTFTPLNAAQRNGSQDTEIRYSYRASSGQSGPIAAGGGTIGGLPNGQNVTINIIATSTKNNVSGDGKAIGTANPYGPPGAPVLSAQGSTTQQVHWTWSNPANDGGRNLDHFEVSYEGGGWTSVGLANRYDRDTGAWSSTKNLKVRACTVVCGAADSANATSGKDPAPPLTEVRVKAADNNSCPGKPGVPDRYYRDANGAQCGGDDANWVSTSDGWIPTPCWSDIYNHNEKWYKMNGGPHPGWYVKWTTVDVRGPGVGAC from the coding sequence GTGACACGACTTTTCGCCTTGCTGGGAGCCAAGAAGCCGGGTTTCACGAAGCCGCGGTTCCGCGCGCGCCAAAAGTTCCTCACCGCCGCCGCCTTGGGCCTCGCCGCGGTGGTCCTGGTGGTCGCTGCGGTGATTTACCCGGGCTTCAAGACCACCGAGGTGGAGTTGAACGACGGCGGCGTGTGGGTCGTCTCCAAGTCGCGGAACGCGGTCGGGCGGCTGAATTACCCGTCGCGGGTGCTCGACGGCGCAGTCACTCCGGCGTCCACGTCCTTTGATGTGCTGCAGGATGCCGGGACGGTGTTTGTTGATGACGCGTCCGGGGCGACCCTGAACCCGGTGTCGGCGGCGCAGATGCGGCTGGGCGGGGACAAGAAGCTGCCCGGGTCCGCCGAGGTCAGTTTCGGATCGAAAGTCATCGCGGTGACGGATACGGCCAAGGGCTCGGTCTGGGCGCTTTCGCCGTCGACGTTGAACGGCTTTGACGCCGAAAATTCGGAGCCGGTCCTGAACGGCGAACAGGGGACCGTCTCCGTGGTCGGGGCCGATGACAGGATCTACAGCGTCGATCCGAAGGCCGGCCGGGTGACCGTAACGAGCGTGGACGGCCAAGGGGCCGTGGCGGAGTCGCAGGCCAGCACCTGGGATGGCCTGAAAGGCGCCGGCAGCCTCCAGCTGACCGTGGTGGGCGACCAACCGGTGGTGCTGGACGCCGGCCGGGGGAAGCTGTTCCTGCCGGGCGGGCGCGAACTGGCCTTGGCGGAGGCGCGGGACGCGAAACTGCAGCAGCCCGGTCCGGCCGCGGATACCGTGGCGGTGGCCACGCCGAAAGCGCTGCTGGAGCAGCCGCTGGACGGTTCGACGGCGCGGACGGTGACCTTCGGCGGCCAGGGCGTGCCGGCCGCACCGGTGCAACTGGGCGGGTGCATGCATGCGGCCTGGTCGGGGGCGAACAAGTACGTCCGCGACTGCGAAAACGACGCCGACGACAAAACCGTCGCGGTGCCCAAAGCCAGTGCGTCGCCGTCGTACGTCTTTCGGGTGAACCGCGACCTGGTGGTGCTCAACGATGTGAACTCGGGCAACGTGTGGCTGGTGAACCAGAACATGCTGCTGGTGAACAACTGGGACGACGTCATCCCGCCCAAGAACCAGTCCAACGACCAGGACCAGGAGTCCGCGGACAACAACACCATCAACATCCTGCCGGACCGCACCAAGCCCAACCGGCCCCCGGAAACCAAGCCCGACGCCGTCGGCGTCCGGCCCGGCCGCACCACCGTTCTGTCCGTGCTGGACAACGATTCCGACCCCGACGGCGACGTCCTCACCGCCTCGCTGGCCGGCAACGGCGCCAAATCCGGCAGCATGGAGAGCATCTACGGCGGCACGGCCTTCCAAATCACGGTCCCGGCCGACGCGAAGCCCGGAACCGAAACGATCGGCTACAACGCCGCGGATGGCCGCGGCCTCTCCGCCGGCGGCAGCATCGCCCTCAGCGTGGTGGGCCCGGAGGAGAACAAGCCCCCGCTGTTCAAACGCGGCGAACCCACCACCCTGCTGGTAGAGCAGGGCAAGTCGGTCAGCCAGAACATCCTCACCGACTGGACCGACCCCGACGGCGACGACCTGGTGCTCATGGACGCCAAGGCAGACAACGACCAAGACCAGGTCAAGGTCCGCCGCGACGGCCTGCTCAGCTATCAGGATTCCGGTGCCGCCCCCGGCAAAAAGACCGTCACGGTCACCGTCTGGGACGGCCGCGCCACTACCACCGGCAAGGTCACCGTGAACGTCCAGCCTCCGGGGGCCCTGCAGCCGGTGGTCAACGCAGACCACGTCACCGCCGTCGCCGGCCAGGACCTGGTCATCGCCCCGCTGAAGAACGACACCGACCCCAACGGCGGCGCGCTGCGCCTCGCCCAGGTGGAAGCCGCCGGGCCGGCGCAGCTGGGCCCCGTCACCGACGGCGGAACCTTCACCTTCCGCAGCGACACCCCCGGTCCGGTGTACCTGACCTATCTCGCCAGCAACGGCCCGCAAAGCACCCAGGGACTGATCCGCGTCGACGTGGAGTCCGGCAAAGACGCCGGCAGCCCGGTGGCAGTGCACGACCTGGCGCTCATGCCGGTGGGCGGTAGCGTGCTGGTCGATCCGCTCGCCAACGACTCGGACCCGGCCGGGGGAGTGCTGGTCCTGCAGTCGGTGCAGCTGCCGGAAAACGCTACCGCCTCGGTCAGTGTTATCGACCACAGCGTCCTCCGGGTCACCGACGTGCTCGGCAGCAAGGACCCCTTCACCTTCCGCTACACCATGTCCAACGGCACCAAGTCGGCCACCGGCAGCGTCTCCGTTGTGCCGGTCCCGGCTCCCGCCGTCGTCGAGGCGCCGCAGCCCAAACCGGACGAGGTGAACGTGCGCGTCAACGACGTCGTCACCATCCCGGTGCTGGCCAACGACACCCACCCGCAGGGCGAAAAACTGAGCGTGGACCCCGTCCTGCCGCAGCCGGTGCCCGAGGCTGACGGCAAGAGCTTCGTCTCTGAGAACGCGCTGCGCTTCATCGCCGGCCCGGTGCCCAAAACCGTCCGGGCGATCTACAACGCCGTGGACCCGCAGGGCCAGAAAAGCGCGGCCGCCGTCACCATCCACATCCTGCCGCTGGAGGGCGCGCAGAACTCCCGCCCGCAGCCCAAAAACGTCACCGCCCGGGTGGTAGCGGCCGGCACCGTGCGGATCCCGGTGGAACTGGACGGCATTGACCCCGACGGCGACTCGGTCCAGCTGACCGGCATCGACAGCACGCCCTCGATGGGCACCGCGACAGTGGGCAGCAACTTCATCGACTTCACCGCCGCCGGCGACGGAGCGGGCACCGATACCTTCCGCTACAAGGTGGTGGACCGGCAAGGTGCCGTGAACACCGGCACCGTCACCGTGGGCATCGCCCCGCGCGGCGACACCAACCAGAAACCCACTCCGGTGGATGACGAGATAAAGGTCCGGCCGGGACGCCAGATCGCGGTGGACGCCACGGGCAACGACACCGACCCGGACGGCGACCCGATCCGCATCCTTGCCAACGGCGTCGAAGCGGCCCCCGAGCTGCAGGCAACGGTCAGCAAGCAAAGCGGCCGCATCATTCTGCTGGCGCCCGGCCAAGAGGGCACCGACAACGTCCGCTACACCGTCGCCGACGACCGCGGCGCGCAGGCGCAGGCGGCAATAGCCGTCAAGGTGCAAAAGGACGTGCCGTTGCAGGCACCGATCGCCCGGGATGACCGGGTAACGTCGGCGCAGACCCTCGGCAAGACCGCCGTCGACGTTCCCGTACTCAAAAACGATGAGGACCCGGACGGCGTGGGCGAGAACCTCAAGGTCGCCGCCGAGGCCAAAACCGCCCGGCCCGGGACCGACGGCAACATGATTGTGGAGCTCACCGAGGCGCCGCAGCTGATCCCGTACACCGTCGAGGACGTCGACGGCCAGAAATCCACCGCCATCATCTGGGTCCCGGGCCTGGGCCAGCAGGTGCCCACCCTGGCCAAGGACGAGGTCATCGAAGTCGTGGCCGGGCAGTCGGTCACCGTTGACCTCAAGGAATGGGTGAAGGTCCGCGACGGGCGCACGCCACGCCTTACCCAGACGGACCGGATCAAACTGATCGGCGCCGACGGCTCGGACTCCGTGGCCAACGGCGGCACGGCTCTCAAATACACCGCCGGGAAGGACTACGTCGGCCCCGGTTCACTCAGCTTTGAGGTCACCGACGGGACCGGACCGGACGACCCGGCCGGCCTGAAATCCACCTTAAGTATCCGCACCAAGGTGCTCCCGGACCCCAACCGGAACAACCCGCCAGTGCTGCTGGGCAGCCAGCTGGACGTGCCCAAGGGCGACACCGCGGGGACCGACCTGGAAAAGCTCACGACTGACCCGGATGACGGCGACCTCGGCAGCATGAAGTACGAGCTGGCCGGCAGCGTTCCGGCCGGATTCAACGTAAGCATCGACGGGAAGACCCTCAAGGCCTCGGCCAAGGACGGGACCAACGCAGGAACAACCGGGGCCGTCCAGGTCAAGGCCAAAGACCGCCGCGGCCTTGAGACCACGGCCACCTACCAGCTGGCCGTCACGGCCTCCAACCGGCCCAAGCCGGTGGCCAACGACGACGTCGAGGACAATGCCGCCGTCGGCAAACCGGTCTCCGTCAACGTGCTGGCGAATGACGCCAACCCTTTCCCGGAAACGGCGCTGAAGATCATCTCTGCGGTTCCCGAGACCGGATCCGGAATCGTCAAAGCAAACGGCGACAGCGTGGGGGTCACCCCGGCCGCGTCAGGGACCATGGTGGTCTCCTACACCGTCGCCGACAAGACCGGGGATTCCTCCCGCTACGCGACGGCGCGCGTGCGCCTCAACGTCAAGGACAAGCCGCTGGCACCCGGTACGCCGCAGGCGCAAAGTGTGGGGGACCGGACCGCCTTGCTGACCTGGACGCCGCCGGCGGACCGTGGTTCGCCGATCACGAAGTACACGGTCTACGGAGAGGGCGGCTACAGCCAGGACTGCCCGGCCAACTCGTGCACCCTCAACGGGCTGACCAACAACACCAAGTACCACTTCCAGGTCACGGCCACGAACGCCATCGACCAGTCGGAGCGGTCCCCGGCCTCGGCCGAAGTGCGCCCGGACGTCAAGCCGGACACCCCGGCCGCGCCGTCGCTGAAATTCGGCGACAAACAGCTGACCGTGAACTGGACGGCTCCGGCCTCGAAGGGCTCCGCGATCAAGTCCTACGACTTGGAAATCTCACCGGCGCCGGCAGGGCAAAACGCCCAGGTCCAGAACCTCACCGCGGTGAGCTACGTCTGGAAGGGCCTGACGAACGGCGTGGCGTACAAGGTCCGCGTCCTGGCCCGCAACGACGCGAAAGACCCTTCCGAATGGAGCGCTTACTCCGCTGCCGAGACGCCCGCCGGCGCGCCCCTCACTCCGGCGGCACCGAGCGCCTCCGCCGCCCAACCGGTCGGGGCCCAAAGCCAGCTGAGGGTCAGCTGGGCGGCGCCGAACAATAACGGCGACGCCGTCTCCTCCTACACGCTGACAACCCTGCGCGGCGGTGCCGTACTGACGAGCCAACAGGTGGCCGGCACCTCGCAGAACGTCACGGTGGACAACTCTGAGGCCGATTACACGTTCACGGTGGCAGCCACCAACAAGGCCGGAACGTCGGGAACCAGCCCGCAGTCCGCGCCAGTGCGCGCTGCCGGCAAACCCGGAACCGTGACCAGCGGTACCGCCAAAGCAACTGGTAACCCCGGCCAGGTGGATGTGACCTTCACGCCGCTCAATGCTGCTCAGCGAAACGGATCCCAGGACACGGAGATCCGTTACAGCTACCGCGCCTCGAGCGGCCAGAGCGGCCCCATCGCCGCCGGTGGCGGAACGATCGGCGGGCTGCCGAACGGGCAGAACGTCACCATCAACATCATCGCGACGTCCACGAAAAACAACGTCTCCGGCGATGGCAAAGCCATCGGCACTGCCAACCCTTACGGGCCGCCCGGTGCCCCGGTGCTGTCCGCTCAAGGATCCACCACGCAGCAGGTGCACTGGACCTGGTCCAATCCCGCCAACGACGGCGGCCGAAACCTCGATCACTTCGAGGTCAGCTATGAAGGCGGAGGCTGGACCAGCGTGGGCCTGGCCAACAGGTACGACCGCGACACGGGCGCGTGGAGTTCCACCAAGAACCTCAAGGTCCGTGCCTGCACAGTCGTCTGCGGCGCTGCGGACTCGGCGAACGCCACCAGCGGAAAAGACCCAGCTCCTCCGTTGACGGAAGTCCGGGTCAAGGCCGCGGACAACAACAGCTGCCCGGGTAAACCCGGCGTTCCGGACCGGTACTACCGGGACGCCAACGGAGCCCAGTGCGGCGGTGACGACGCCAACTGGGTCTCCACCTCCGACGGCTGGATTCCGACGCCGTGCTGGAGCGATATCTACAACCACAACGAGAAGTGGTACAAGATGAACGGCGGCCCGCACCCGGGCTGGTACGTGAAGTGGACGACGGTGGATGTCCGCGGCCCCGGCGTCGGAGCCTGCTGA
- a CDS encoding adenylate/guanylate cyclase domain-containing protein yields the protein MDDVDVAAGPDDLDDEVAAAPASVPASDPADPDADPDAGPSGAAAPPATGTLSAERLATKALEQRLLGGERKLRRREVAAGAGLSLLSARKLWRALGFPNLGDEDVAFTEKDQTALNTVVDLVRTGKLTEEAAISVTRAIGQMTDRMVVWQIEALVEDMVHQQGVSDAVARKRLVNLLPSLVDALEEMLVYSWRRQLNAGVQRLAVRAEAGLASSEEGREGDEDDAPLPLARAVGFADLVSYTSLSRRMNEKTLAQLVQRFENKCAEIISVGGGRLVKTVGDEVLYIAETPAAGAEISLALSQAFNEDEILPQARVAMVWGRILSRLGDIYGPTVNLAARLTALADPGTVLVDSMTAAALEEDERFVLLPRPAENVRGFGEILPVQLQRGSGKGLVLD from the coding sequence GTGGACGACGTCGACGTCGCCGCCGGTCCTGATGACCTTGACGACGAGGTCGCGGCCGCTCCGGCGTCCGTTCCGGCGTCGGACCCGGCCGACCCCGACGCCGACCCCGACGCCGGCCCGTCAGGCGCCGCCGCACCCCCCGCCACGGGCACTCTGTCCGCTGAACGGCTTGCCACCAAAGCCCTGGAACAGCGGCTGCTGGGCGGAGAGCGGAAGCTGCGCCGCCGGGAGGTCGCCGCCGGTGCGGGGCTGTCACTGCTGTCCGCCCGGAAACTCTGGCGTGCGCTCGGCTTCCCCAACCTGGGCGATGAGGACGTTGCCTTCACCGAAAAGGACCAGACCGCGTTGAACACCGTCGTGGACCTGGTCCGCACCGGCAAACTCACCGAGGAAGCCGCCATCTCGGTCACCCGCGCCATCGGCCAGATGACCGACCGGATGGTGGTCTGGCAGATCGAGGCCCTCGTCGAGGACATGGTCCACCAGCAGGGCGTCAGCGACGCCGTCGCGCGCAAACGGCTGGTCAACCTCCTGCCCTCCCTCGTGGACGCGCTGGAGGAGATGCTGGTCTACTCCTGGCGGCGCCAGCTCAACGCCGGCGTCCAGCGCCTCGCGGTCCGCGCCGAGGCCGGTCTGGCCTCGAGCGAGGAAGGCCGCGAAGGGGACGAGGACGACGCGCCCCTGCCGCTGGCACGCGCCGTCGGCTTCGCCGACCTGGTGTCCTACACCAGCCTGTCCCGCCGGATGAACGAAAAGACCTTGGCCCAGCTGGTGCAGCGGTTCGAGAACAAGTGCGCCGAGATTATTTCCGTCGGCGGCGGCCGCCTGGTTAAGACAGTCGGCGATGAAGTCCTCTACATTGCCGAAACGCCCGCGGCCGGTGCGGAGATCTCGCTGGCCCTTTCGCAGGCCTTCAATGAGGACGAGATCCTGCCGCAGGCGCGCGTCGCCATGGTGTGGGGCCGGATCCTTTCCCGGCTGGGCGACATTTACGGGCCCACCGTGAACCTCGCCGCCCGCCTGACCGCGCTGGCGGATCCGGGCACGGTGCTGGTGGACTCCATGACGGCGGCGGCCCTGGAAGAAGACGAACGCTTCGTGCTGCTTCCCCGGCCCGCGGAAAACGTGCGCGGTTTCGGCGAAATCCTCCCCGTGCAGCTGCAGCGGGGCAGCGGCAAGGGCCTGGTCCTGGACTAA
- a CDS encoding PH domain-containing protein: MRKELFPGEQVIVVTRPQPRTLIVPALLFIVVAALTAYACAWIIKGGPAKVVPLVTPDWTPWMIGASLALAAWILVGYCLPKVVTWHASRYTLTSRRLVARYGMLRRRDQQVPLAAVRNVFIEQTLLQRSLRSGNISLDTGYPPGTVIPDVPEVMTFRNFILDAIDDLPEGELIEADDTMPNSNEWPWEMREGAGDER; this comes from the coding sequence ATGCGTAAAGAGCTCTTCCCGGGCGAGCAAGTGATTGTCGTGACCCGCCCGCAGCCGCGGACCCTGATAGTTCCGGCCCTGCTGTTCATTGTGGTCGCCGCCCTCACCGCCTATGCCTGTGCCTGGATTATCAAGGGCGGACCGGCCAAGGTCGTTCCGCTGGTCACGCCGGACTGGACGCCGTGGATGATCGGCGCGAGCCTGGCCCTGGCCGCGTGGATCCTGGTCGGATACTGCCTGCCCAAGGTGGTCACCTGGCACGCCAGCCGCTACACCCTGACCAGCCGGCGCCTCGTAGCCCGCTACGGCATGTTGCGCCGCCGCGATCAGCAGGTGCCGCTCGCCGCAGTCCGTAATGTGTTCATCGAACAGACCCTGCTCCAACGGAGCCTGCGTTCGGGGAATATATCCTTGGATACCGGGTACCCCCCCGGCACGGTGATTCCGGACGTGCCCGAGGTTATGACGTTCCGGAACTTCATCCTCGACGCGATTGACGACCTTCCGGAGGGTGAACTGATTGAGGCCGACGACACGATGCCGAACTCCAACGAGTGGCCATGGGAGATGAGGGAAGGTGCAGGAGATGAACGCTGA
- a CDS encoding biotin--[acetyl-CoA-carboxylase] ligase yields the protein MEAAQEIPDRPPLDQGALSDAAFLTANGIPQLTVVESTGSTNADLLRGVTVDPRAWPDLSVLAAEYQSAARGRLDRLWEAPARSSVSVSVVLRPVNAEGRPLPTQCYSWLSLLAALALREALLETAGIPAELKWPNDVLVRGRKIAGILAQLGPMGDGAVPPVILGTGLNVTLTEAELPVPTATSVLLEQPATVDRTSLLKSYLSRFAMLYRSFCNADGDPAAGMAGGPSLHKRVEHVLTTLGKQVRAQLPGDHEIIGHASRLDEYGSLLVVDSGGHEHVVTAGDVVHLRPWTPPGETGGESGYA from the coding sequence ATGGAAGCCGCGCAGGAGATCCCGGACCGTCCGCCGCTGGACCAAGGCGCGCTGAGCGACGCCGCATTCCTGACCGCCAACGGCATTCCGCAGCTGACCGTGGTGGAGTCCACCGGATCCACCAACGCGGACCTGCTCCGCGGCGTCACCGTCGATCCGCGGGCGTGGCCTGACCTGTCCGTGCTCGCCGCCGAGTACCAGAGCGCCGCGCGCGGCAGGCTGGACCGGCTGTGGGAAGCCCCGGCCCGCAGCTCCGTCTCGGTCTCGGTCGTGCTTCGTCCGGTCAACGCCGAGGGCCGCCCGCTGCCCACCCAGTGTTACTCCTGGCTCTCGCTGCTGGCCGCGCTGGCCCTGCGGGAAGCCCTGCTGGAGACGGCCGGGATCCCCGCGGAGCTCAAGTGGCCCAACGACGTGCTGGTCCGCGGCAGGAAAATCGCCGGCATCCTTGCGCAGCTCGGACCCATGGGCGACGGCGCGGTGCCCCCGGTCATCCTCGGCACCGGACTCAACGTCACCCTCACCGAAGCCGAACTGCCAGTGCCCACCGCCACCTCGGTTCTGCTGGAGCAACCCGCCACCGTGGACCGCACGTCGCTGTTGAAGAGCTACCTGTCCCGTTTCGCCATGCTGTACCGCAGCTTCTGCAACGCCGACGGCGACCCCGCCGCGGGCATGGCCGGGGGACCCAGCCTCCACAAGCGGGTGGAGCACGTGCTGACCACGCTCGGCAAGCAGGTCCGCGCCCAGTTGCCCGGCGACCACGAGATCATCGGCCACGCCAGCCGGCTGGACGAGTACGGCTCCCTGCTGGTGGTGGATTCCGGCGGGCACGAGCATGTGGTGACCGCCGGCGACGTCGTGCACCTGCGTCCTTGGACCCCGCCCGGCGAGACCGGCGGCGAAAGCGGCTATGCGTAA
- a CDS encoding NAD(P)-dependent oxidoreductase produces MTSSNDASGTAPHEQQQGPYQASGSLRGRTILMSGGSRGIGLAIALRAARDGANVALLAKTGQPHAKLEGTVYSAAEQIEAAGGQALPLVGDVRNDADVAGAVSSAVERFGGIDIVINNASAIDLSKTDAVDMKRYDLMQDINVRGTFLLSKLALPALRESDAGQILTLSPPLNLDPKWAGLHLAYTMAKYGMSLTTLGLAEELKVDGISVNSLWPCTLIDTAAIRNMPGGEQIVRGARGPQIMADAAHAVLTAANAIPESGSWSGNFYTDEQVLAAAGVTDFAPYSMGAPEDRLVPDIFL; encoded by the coding sequence ATGACTTCAAGCAACGACGCTTCGGGCACGGCCCCGCACGAACAGCAGCAGGGCCCCTACCAGGCCTCGGGTTCCCTCCGGGGCCGCACCATCCTGATGTCCGGCGGCAGCCGTGGAATCGGCCTCGCCATTGCCCTCCGCGCGGCCCGGGATGGCGCCAATGTCGCGCTGCTGGCCAAGACCGGCCAGCCGCACGCCAAACTCGAAGGCACTGTCTATTCCGCCGCCGAGCAGATCGAAGCCGCCGGGGGACAGGCGCTGCCACTGGTCGGCGACGTGCGCAACGACGCCGACGTCGCCGGCGCGGTTAGTTCAGCGGTCGAACGCTTCGGCGGGATCGACATCGTGATTAACAACGCCTCGGCGATCGACCTGTCCAAGACCGACGCGGTGGACATGAAACGCTACGACCTGATGCAGGACATCAACGTCCGCGGCACCTTCCTGCTGAGCAAGCTCGCGTTGCCGGCGCTGCGAGAGTCCGACGCCGGGCAGATCCTTACGCTCTCGCCGCCGCTAAACCTGGACCCCAAGTGGGCCGGGCTGCACCTGGCGTACACGATGGCGAAGTACGGCATGAGCCTGACCACCCTGGGCCTGGCTGAGGAGCTCAAGGTGGACGGCATCAGCGTGAACTCGCTGTGGCCCTGCACGCTGATCGACACCGCTGCCATCCGCAACATGCCCGGCGGCGAACAGATCGTCCGCGGGGCGCGTGGGCCGCAAATCATGGCCGACGCCGCGCACGCCGTGCTGACCGCTGCCAATGCCATCCCGGAATCCGGCAGCTGGAGCGGCAACTTTTACACTGACGAGCAAGTACTGGCGGCGGCCGGCGTCACGGACTTCGCGCCGTACAGCATGGGTGCACCCGAGGACCGTCTGGTTCCTGACATTTTCCTCTGA